The DNA segment AAAGACAGAGCTTCTTGAGGAGGTCCATAATAACAGAGTTTGCCTCCCAAACCCATAAAAGCAATGCGATCGCAAATACCAATATTATCTGTAGCATGAGTAACTAAAGCAATAGTTCTGCCTAAATCTGCCTGTTCGCGCAGTAGCTGCATCATTTCTTTATCCAAACCAGGATCTAGACCAGAAGTAGGTTCGTCGAGAAAAAACAGCTTGGGGTTGGCTAACAATTCTACGCCGATACTAACCCGCTTGCGCTGTCCACCGCTGAGTTTGGACACCAAACTATGACGGACGTGAGAAAGTTTAACTTGTTCTAGAGTGTTAGTAATTACTTTACCGATATTAGTATCGGGAGGAAGCCGTAGTTGACAGGCATACTTTAAAACCTCCTCAACAGTTAGCTCGCGGTGAATAATATCATCCTGGGGAACATAACCTACCTGAGAACGGTAAACTGCCCAATTTTGCCGCAAATCGTCACCATTTAAGTAAATATTACCTGAAGACGTTGGAGCAATTCCTAACAAAGACTTCATTAGAGTTGATTTACCAGCACCACTACCCCCTACCAAAGCAACTAGCTGTCCTGGTTCGATAACTAGTGAAACATCATTGAGAATAATTTTTTCTTTGCCTCGTTTGTCTTTTACCTTGCGTACCAGTTGATGGGCATCAATACGAACCCGATCTGTAGCGTTTTTAAGCTCTAAAGCATCTCCCGTGTAAATCAGAATATAAGGACCAATTTGAATAGCATCTCCTGGTTCGAGTCGATGCCGCTTTTCTAAGCGATTGCCGTTGACAAAAGTTCCGTTGGTACTACGATCTTGTAAGATGTGACTGCCTTGGCGATCGGCATAGATAGTTGCATGGAGACGAGATACTGTAGGTGCATCTAGTTGAATCGACGCACGATGATTGGGATTTGGGGATCTGCCCAACTCTACGAGATCGTTTTGCAAACCAGTCAATTCCAAGCGATGTAGTTTTGGTACAGATACATTACTGCTTCTAGGATTCTGGTAAGTCAGACTAATTTGATACCGAGGATCTTGACCGATGTATAATTGTTCGCCGCTTTTCAGTAAATGACCTTCAGTAAAGTTAATTCTAGTTTGATTGAGAAAAATGCCGTTACCTCTTTTTTTGGCGCGATGCCTTTGGCTAGCTTCGCAATCGCCATCAAAAATGCGATAGCTTTTACCTTCTTTTTGGATAATTGCCTGGCGGCGCGAAACAATTGTCCAATCTTGCGGTACCTGTATCGTTGCCCATTTAGGATCTCTTCCGAGGCGGTTGACCTCGTCGCTCAGTCTCAAGCGTACTACTTTACCTCGATTGTTTAACTCAATGTAAGGTTCTATATTGACAACAGTTGCTTGAGAAAAACGATCTGTCATTGGTATTTAATAATTTAATAGTGTATTTTTGGCAGCGGTCGTGCTACAAAAAAAATTATATATCTAACCCTTTGTTACTAGTCCAGTCCATACAGCTTTTTGATTGTCTTTATAGATAATCGATACAAACTCTTCTTGATTCTTAACTAAGTTTGATGAATTAAGCTCAGTTTAAACACGTTGCTTTGATTCTGAAATAATAGTTGGATAAGCCATTGTAAAGAGCATTATTAAATTCGCCACCCAAAACAACAACACCAACCACAAACAACTCAGCCAAGGCTGGGGATAAATAGCCAACTGAAGACCATACCATAACTGCCAAATCCGAAATCCCGTATATATCGTCCCGATAGTTACCACCACACTTTTACACAACCAACGGCTAAAACCAATTTCACTAGCTAACTGAATAAAAACAGCCACTAAATAACAGCTAAAAAATTGACAAATATCTGGTTGTTGCCAAAAAACAATCGCCATAACTATAGGTACAATTAACCCAATAAGTAAAGCAATATTGACCCAAACTTGTAAAAACTGCTGTTGTGCTTCCGAGTAAGGAATATTGGAAGTAAGTGGTAATGTTCCCTTTTTCGTCAGCCAGCCAACTTCGATACTTAACAAAGTGGCGATCGCGATAAACGAACTAACGGTAAGCCAGTTATTAGGATTCATACTTTTAAAGTGCTATTATTTGCCTGTCGTAAAGCCTTAACTGTGTTTATCGTTGCCTTGCCTACGGTTTCTATTTCCTTAGCAGTATTAAAGCGTCCGATACCAAAACGCAAAGAAGCATAAGCTAACTTTTGCGATCGCCCCAATGCCGTCAACACATGAGATGGTGCCGTAGAAACACTAGAACAAGCCGAACCAGAAGACAAAGCTACGGTAGGCTGCAAACCAAGTAGCAAAGCCGAACCGTCTACTCCTTCAATACTAATATTTAAATTACCCGATAATCTTTGCTGATAATGACCATTTAACTCAATTCCAGGCAATTCTTTTATCATTTGCCATAGCTTTTTTCTTAACTCAAATTGTCGCTGCGACTCCGATCGCATCTCTGCTAGTCCCAACTCTACTGCCTTACCAAAGCCGACAATTTGCGGGGTGTAAAGCGTACCAGAACGCCTGCCTTTTTCTTGTCCTCCTCCCTGAATTTGCGAGGCAATTTTAACTCTGGGATGGCGACGACGTATGTATAACGCACCGATGCCTTTAGGACCGTATACCTTATGAGCGGTTAGTGACATTAGATCGATTTTCATTTCCTCTACATCTAAAGGAATTTTAGCGATCGCCTGTGCGGCATCAGTATGAAATAAACAGTTGCGGTCGCGACAGATATTACCAATTTCTGTCAGAGGTTGAATTACGCCAATTTCGTTATTAGCTGCCATTACCGAAACTAAAATTGTATCGTCGCGAATTGCCGTTTCTAATTTGTTGAGATCGATTAACCCGTCAGACTGCACTGGTAAATAAGTAACTTCAAACCCCAACGTTTCTAAATAACCACAGGGATCTAGTACGGCACTATGTTCGGTTTGGACGGTAATAATATGTCTTCCCTGGCTAAAGTAAGCCTCTGCCACACCTTTAATAGCTAAATTATTGGCTTCGGTAGCACCGCTAGTAAAGACAATTTCTTCGGGAGTAGCACTAATTGCATTAGCAATAGTTTCTCTGGCTTGCTTGACTGCTGCTTCTGCTTCCCAACCATAAACATGAGTAATGCTAGAAGGATTGCCAAATTTTTCTGTAAAGTAAGGAATCATTGCCTCTAACACTCTTTCATCTACAGGTGTTGTGGCGTGATTATCTAAATATATAGGTCGTTGAGACATTGGCAAATTAGTAACTAGCTGTCTGGGTTGGTTTGGTAATTTATTTTAAATTTAGTTTATTCTCTGACTCATAATATAAAAGACTCTGATGTTTTTCTCTACCGACCGAAAATTGGTTTCTTAGAGTTAAATTTTTTACGTCAGTGTATTTTGATTAAATAAAACCTTTGTTCTGTATTTTCTCTTTGCCTCCCACAGAAGAAGGATTCTACAAATTTAATTTATCTTTACATTTGCGACTTCTTATAGGTGTTTCTTACAGAATCATTGTTCATGATGAACAACAGATAAGGTTTTAAACCTTGTTTGAAAATTATTAAAGGTATTTTATTTTTATGTCTGCGGCAACAGAAAAAATTTCCACTCTTCGTTCTTTAGAAACTGACGAACAGCTAGCAATTTTATGGTACGCTTACCAGAAAATAAAAGGAGATTTAACTCCCGAACCAGAACGTGAAGGAGAAAATTTAGGCGATACTGACAGCTTAGTCAGTAACATTAAACAAATGTCTGAAGAAGAACAGCTACAGGTACAGCGTGATTTTATCGCAGGTAGCGATCGCCAAGAATTTCAGACTTATAAATCTTATTCTTCTAATCAAAAGCTTTATTTTTGGTATCAGTTAGCAGCAGCAATGGAACAAAACTCTGTAGTGAGTTTTCCTAATGACTACAGCCTATCGTCTGGCGGTAAAAAACTGTTAGGGTTGCTTAAAGAAGAAGATTTTACCCAACAACTAGTATTTATCCGTGATGCTGTTGGCGTAAGTACTGAAGAAACAGCTAGAGTCTAATAAGACTTATAAATCCTCTACAACCGAGGAACTGGTTAAAAACTTCCTCGGTTTTTTAATAAAAAAACAGTCGCTATGTTATTAGCGACTGTATCTATATGCGATCGCTACTACTCTAGTAAAGTGCAGCGATCGCGTTTTTATCGTTTAGTAATTAAATAAGACCGACCTCATGCGCCGAACGTCTTAACATAGACTCAGTGCGGTTTTTAGCTGCTTTTTCTTTATTGAGCATCAACCAACGAGCCTGTTCTGTAACAGAAACCTGCTCTCGAACATCTGTAGTTGGTACGGGTCGGTTGTTATAAGCTACGCCGCGATAGGTGAGGTTAACAGGTGGTTGCAGCACTGGGGGTTTTTTGAGATTGCGAAATCTCCAGTCCAAGCCGCGAAATTTACCTGCAACTCCGCCTTCGCCTACTTCAACCACAGGTGGGTTGTATTCGTAACTTACACCGCGATAATTAAGTTTCATATATATTTACGCCTCCGATTGCGTTGATAAAATGAGGCGCGTTCCTTCGGGAGTTTTCCCTACTTCCGTCTCTCTAAATTTTAAATTTACAGAGAGATGAACGATTGCTTTAATTTATTTCTGTATCTATTGTAACCGTTTTAAAATTAATGTCTATACCCCTAAAGACGGAAAGCCACATTTTGCGTTGCGGCTTCCCGAATCTTTGAGAAAATTTTATATTTGTATATTTTTAGCTGCACATAGACAAATAGAAAGGTGAGAAGCAGGGGGAGCAAAAAACAACTAGCGTTAAACAACTGATAAATGCTAAATGCTAAATGCCAAATGTCTACTTTGCTTCAATTGAATAACCACAGCGATGTTCGCCGTTATTGATCCAGTGAGTTCGTTCGATATTGCAGTCGGGTAAAACTGCGGCAAACATTTCCAGTTCGTGTCCGCAAATACTAGGGTAAGATTCTGCTACTTCCGATATGGCGCAGTTGTGTTCTACTAAAACAAATTTCTTTTGTGGCGACTGAGAAATTGTATGCAGTTCTGCCATATAGCCTTCTTCTTGTCTTAAGTGTACCAATCTGGTTACTCGCTGCAACAGAGAACCTCCACCCACGCGATCGCGATATTCGTTTGCTTTTCGCTGCCACTGTTTTTCTAAAACTTTACCAACCTGTTCTTCACCTACGGTTTCAGCTAAAGTATCTAAAAAAGACACGGCAAACTCTCCATAGCGATGGGGATTGAGGCGATCGCGTCCTTTGTCGCTTAGCCGATACAGATGCTGTGGTCTTCCCATTCCTTGCTGTACCGCATGATATTCAATAAATTCTTCAGCTTCTAATTCATTTAAATGACGGCGAATTGCTTGAGTTGTAAGTTTTAAAGCTTCAGCCAACTGTTTGGCGGTAGCTCGATCTTGTTTGAGTAGGTATTGTAAAATACTTTGTTTGGTAGACGGTAAACCAGTGGTCGTCATCGTCCTATAATTAAATTTCGAGTCTTAAAAAGATAAATCCGTACAAAAAATTGAGAAATTTTCCGACTTTGACAACATCTTTGTTGTTAATGTAACTTACAATAGACTTAAACAACAAATTTGTTGTTAAACTTTTAAGTAGAGTAGTCGTTAACTTTAATTGTACACAGCGATTAGCTTTTACTGACATTCTCGACCGAGAAAATAACGGTATTAGATTTAGAACACCACAGCAATAGCTTGCCATTAATTATGAGTGCCACAGTCAAAACTTTAGTCAATCAACCATATAAATACGGCTTTGTAACTGATATTGAAGCAGATACCATTCCTCGCGGCTTAAGCGAAGAAGTAATTCGTCTAATTTCAGCCAAAAAAAACGAGCCAGAGTTTATGCTAGAGTTTCGCCTCAAAGCTTATCGACAGTGGCAAAAGATGAGCGAACCCAAGTGGTCGCAAGCAAAGTATCCCGCGATCGACTATCAAAATATCATTTATTATTCTGCACCTAAGAAGAAGAAACAGGAAAAGTTAGGCAGTCTAGAAGAAGTAGACCCTGCTTTACTCGATACCTTTGAAAAACTTGGCATTCCCCTTTCCGAACAAAAAAGACTTAGTAATGTTGCGGTAGACGCTATCTTTGACAGCGTATCGGTAGCGACGACTTTTAAAGAAAAACTAGCAGAAGAAGGGGTGATTTTCTGCTCGATTTCTGAAGCTTTGCAGGAACATCCAGAACTGGTGCAAAAATATCTTGGTAGCGTGGTTCCTGTAGGAGACAACTATTTTGCTGCTTTAAACTCCGCTGTATTTAGCGATGGCTCGTTTGTCTTTATTCCCAAAGGCGTAACTTGCCCGATGGAACTGTCTACTTATTTCCGCATCAATACTGGCGATACGGGACAGTTCGAGCGTACCCTAATCGTAGCCGAAGAAGGAGCGAGCGTTAGCTACTTAGAAGGCTGTACCGCACCGATGTTCGATACCAATCAACTTCATGCTGCGGTAGTAGAACTAGTAGCCTTAGACAATGCCGACATTAAATACTCTACCGTTCAAAACTGGTTTGCTGGCGACGAACAAGGCAAAGGCGGTATTTACAACTTTGTAACCAAACGTGGTTTGTGCAAAGGAGTCAATTCTAAAATTTCTTGGACGCAGGTAGAAACTGGTTCGGCAATTACCTGGAAATATCCAAGCTGTGTCTTAGTTGGCGATAATTCGGTAGGAGAATTTTATTCGATCGCCCTAACTAATAACCAGCAACAAGCCGATACTGGTACGAAGATGATTCATATTGGCAAAAACACTCGCAGTACGATCATTGCCAAAGGTATTTCCGCTGGTAATTCTCAAAGTAGCTATCGAGGCTTGGTCAAAATTGGTGCCAAAGCCGCAGGTGCGCGTAACTATTCTCAATGCGACTCGATGCTAATTGGCGATAATGCCGAAGCCAATACCTTTCCCTATATTCAAGTAGATAACAACACCGCCAAATTAGAACACGAAGCTTCTACCGCCAAAATTGGTGAAGAACAATTGTTTTATTTGGCTCAAAGGGGTATTTCAGAAGAAGATGCCGTCACTATGATGGTTAGCGGTTTCTGTAAAGACGTTTTAAATGAATTACCGATGGAGTTTGCTGCCGAAGCAGATAAATTACTAAGCCTCAAACTAGAAGGTACTGTCGGCTAAGAAGATTTTTGACTCCTTACTATATATAAATGAACGGTAATTTGTAGGGGAAAGGAAAAGAAGCCTTTAGTAGGTAAAAGGGAAACGGTTAAAGGTAGCTATATCTTCCTTTAGTCTTTTCTTTTTTACCCTAAACTCTAAAAAACCTTTAGTTTTAACTTTTGACTTTTTAAATACTTATTTTGGTTGATATAAGAGTGCTGGTTTGTCGTTAATATTTTCGGCAATTGGACGAACTCGCTCGATAACTTTAACTAAGTAATCGTAGTTGGGTGGTTCTTCATTAGGCAAAAAACCCATAGAACCTGCAATAAACGAAGGTGTTTCGGCTAACTTTTGTTCGATCTGTTGTTGCAAATTGCGTTCGATGCGATCGCCTATTAAAATCGCTCCAGGGGGTACGTCATGATAGTCTACATAAATGACTTTAAAACTATTGGGTTTAAAATTTTGTCGATAGCGTTGAAACTCTTCCATTGACAGCGCACCTGCCGCAATCTTTTCTTCATCTAGCCAGGTCAAAATAGTACTAGGTGTAGGCGCGAATTTAATTTCGGAAAAATGCAAGCCATATAAATTGTAGATCGGTAAATAATAGCCAGTCGCCGAACCCCGTTGACCTAGAGCGATTACCTCCCCTGCTAAATCCTGATGGCTTTCAAATTTTGAATCTTGCCTGACAGCTATAACCGAGCGTGTTTGTCGTAAACTTTCGAGAGGTACTAAAGGTAGATAATTGTAACGAGAAATAGCGATCGCTGCTAATCCAGAAGGAGCAAAAACCAAGTCCCACTTTTTCTGTGCAATCTGTTGTAAAGCCTTGACTTCATTATAAACAGGTTCTACTTCTACGATGCAGTTAAGCTGCGTTTCTAAATATTGTTTGAAATCAATATATTTTTCTAAGGTATTATCTTGCGCTTCATACCTAACCACCCCAATACTTAGCTTATAAATATCTGTTTGTTCGGAAGTGCGGCTACAGCCCGAAACTACGAATAAGATAGCTATTATACATATTTTTTTAAAATTCATACCTCTACAAAATAGTTAACAAATTAACAATAAAGTATTTATAAATTTTTGGTTCTACAAAAGCAGAAACTGCGAAAATATAATTTATAAGATATCAATAATACATTTTTACAACCACAAGACTAAAACAAATGTTTAATAATCTTAAGCTAGGGGTCAAACTAAACCTGCTTTTAGCCGCGATTTTATTATTACTGATGATAACGATAGGAGCGACGCTATCAATAGTCATACAAGGTTATGCTGAAGAAGTAGTGACCGAAAAAGCCTTGTTGTTGATCGAAACAATGAATTCAGTTCGTAACTATACCAGCACTCAAGTTAATCCAGAATTAGCTTCGAGGCTAGAAACTGAAGAATTATTTTTGCCCCAAACTGTCCCTGCATATTCGAGTCGAGAAGTATTTGAATATCTTAGAAATAGCGATAGATACAGAAACTTTTTTTACAAGGAAGCTACTTTAAATCCTACCAATCTGAGAGATAAAGCCGATAGTTTTGAAGCAGAAATTATCAATTCTTTTAGAAATGATTCCCAGCAACAACAACAAGGCTTTCGTAATATACCTGGAGGAGAAATTTTTTATATCGCTCGCCCTCTAAGTGTCACGAAAGAAAGTTGTCTTAGGTGTCATGGCAGTCCCGAAGAAGCTCCTGCTAGCTTACTTGCTACTTATGGAACTGATAATGGTTTTGGCTGGAAGCTTAACGAAATTGTTGGAGCGCAAGTTATTTCGGTACCTGCAAGTCAGGTGTTAGAGGATGCCAGACGTTTGCGTTTGCTAGTTGTAGGTAAGATATTAATTTTTTTGGTACTTGCTGTAGTTTTATTAAATGTTTTCCTTAAGTTCGTTATTACTAATCCCATCAATGAAATGTCTCATTTATCTAAAAAGCTAAGTATGGGGGATTTAGACGTAGAATTCGAGCAAAAAAGCAATGACGAAATTGGTATATTAGCAGCTTCTCTCAATCGTCTAAAAGCCAGTCTTAAAATAGCAATGGAAATGCTGGATTCTAAATAATCTCGATCGTACAGCTTTCTTAACTCAACCGTTGCTTGAAAATAAAAGCCTGTTGGGGATTGGCAATTTTTTCAGCCAAAGTTTCCAACAGTTCGGTTTTGGTAAGATTGGGATTTTGAGCCAAGGCACGTTTGCAA comes from the Myxosarcina sp. GI1 genome and includes:
- a CDS encoding ATP-binding cassette domain-containing protein translates to MTDRFSQATVVNIEPYIELNNRGKVVRLRLSDEVNRLGRDPKWATIQVPQDWTIVSRRQAIIQKEGKSYRIFDGDCEASQRHRAKKRGNGIFLNQTRINFTEGHLLKSGEQLYIGQDPRYQISLTYQNPRSSNVSVPKLHRLELTGLQNDLVELGRSPNPNHRASIQLDAPTVSRLHATIYADRQGSHILQDRSTNGTFVNGNRLEKRHRLEPGDAIQIGPYILIYTGDALELKNATDRVRIDAHQLVRKVKDKRGKEKIILNDVSLVIEPGQLVALVGGSGAGKSTLMKSLLGIAPTSSGNIYLNGDDLRQNWAVYRSQVGYVPQDDIIHRELTVEEVLKYACQLRLPPDTNIGKVITNTLEQVKLSHVRHSLVSKLSGGQRKRVSIGVELLANPKLFFLDEPTSGLDPGLDKEMMQLLREQADLGRTIALVTHATDNIGICDRIAFMGLGGKLCYYGPPQEALSFFQQHSGKFIDEKFNDFADIYIELNKGKNEEAILERVDYWSDTYSKSSLYEAYIESSLSPGKEIQQKSNAAVKTGISPLAQLSLLARRYWKLVSRDTNSLILTLLAGPITIALTGLPLRNEKPLSIVDVPSATQASLALRLLFIFSCVAIWLGLSNAIREIVKEEGIYFRERLLNLGLIPYLSSKLLIRGGIALAQTILITLVVLLVFDAPESNLIPWSVGFAITTFLTLVASTSLSLMLSAVVKTENEGNGILPLVMIPQIIFSGVLFTLEGWSSKLSWLMLSRWSIGAFGSLANVNAMAPPEMPGLETEMLADIFQPSSVYNATWENLALNWGILVVHALAYAIVTLIVQRRKDIF
- a CDS encoding cysteine desulfurase family protein; amino-acid sequence: MSQRPIYLDNHATTPVDERVLEAMIPYFTEKFGNPSSITHVYGWEAEAAVKQARETIANAISATPEEIVFTSGATEANNLAIKGVAEAYFSQGRHIITVQTEHSAVLDPCGYLETLGFEVTYLPVQSDGLIDLNKLETAIRDDTILVSVMAANNEIGVIQPLTEIGNICRDRNCLFHTDAAQAIAKIPLDVEEMKIDLMSLTAHKVYGPKGIGALYIRRRHPRVKIASQIQGGGQEKGRRSGTLYTPQIVGFGKAVELGLAEMRSESQRQFELRKKLWQMIKELPGIELNGHYQQRLSGNLNISIEGVDGSALLLGLQPTVALSSGSACSSVSTAPSHVLTALGRSQKLAYASLRFGIGRFNTAKEIETVGKATINTVKALRQANNSTLKV
- a CDS encoding orange carotenoid protein N-terminal domain-containing protein: MSAATEKISTLRSLETDEQLAILWYAYQKIKGDLTPEPEREGENLGDTDSLVSNIKQMSEEEQLQVQRDFIAGSDRQEFQTYKSYSSNQKLYFWYQLAAAMEQNSVVSFPNDYSLSSGGKKLLGLLKEEDFTQQLVFIRDAVGVSTEETARV
- a CDS encoding DUF4278 domain-containing protein, yielding MKLNYRGVSYEYNPPVVEVGEGGVAGKFRGLDWRFRNLKKPPVLQPPVNLTYRGVAYNNRPVPTTDVREQVSVTEQARWLMLNKEKAAKNRTESMLRRSAHEVGLI
- the sufR gene encoding iron-sulfur cluster biosynthesis transcriptional regulator SufR → MTTTGLPSTKQSILQYLLKQDRATAKQLAEALKLTTQAIRRHLNELEAEEFIEYHAVQQGMGRPQHLYRLSDKGRDRLNPHRYGEFAVSFLDTLAETVGEEQVGKVLEKQWQRKANEYRDRVGGGSLLQRVTRLVHLRQEEGYMAELHTISQSPQKKFVLVEHNCAISEVAESYPSICGHELEMFAAVLPDCNIERTHWINNGEHRCGYSIEAK
- the sufB gene encoding Fe-S cluster assembly protein SufB, with translation MSATVKTLVNQPYKYGFVTDIEADTIPRGLSEEVIRLISAKKNEPEFMLEFRLKAYRQWQKMSEPKWSQAKYPAIDYQNIIYYSAPKKKKQEKLGSLEEVDPALLDTFEKLGIPLSEQKRLSNVAVDAIFDSVSVATTFKEKLAEEGVIFCSISEALQEHPELVQKYLGSVVPVGDNYFAALNSAVFSDGSFVFIPKGVTCPMELSTYFRINTGDTGQFERTLIVAEEGASVSYLEGCTAPMFDTNQLHAAVVELVALDNADIKYSTVQNWFAGDEQGKGGIYNFVTKRGLCKGVNSKISWTQVETGSAITWKYPSCVLVGDNSVGEFYSIALTNNQQQADTGTKMIHIGKNTRSTIIAKGISAGNSQSSYRGLVKIGAKAAGARNYSQCDSMLIGDNAEANTFPYIQVDNNTAKLEHEASTAKIGEEQLFYLAQRGISEEDAVTMMVSGFCKDVLNELPMEFAAEADKLLSLKLEGTVG
- a CDS encoding phosphate/phosphite/phosphonate ABC transporter substrate-binding protein produces the protein MNFKKICIIAILFVVSGCSRTSEQTDIYKLSIGVVRYEAQDNTLEKYIDFKQYLETQLNCIVEVEPVYNEVKALQQIAQKKWDLVFAPSGLAAIAISRYNYLPLVPLESLRQTRSVIAVRQDSKFESHQDLAGEVIALGQRGSATGYYLPIYNLYGLHFSEIKFAPTPSTILTWLDEEKIAAGALSMEEFQRYRQNFKPNSFKVIYVDYHDVPPGAILIGDRIERNLQQQIEQKLAETPSFIAGSMGFLPNEEPPNYDYLVKVIERVRPIAENINDKPALLYQPK
- a CDS encoding DUF3365 domain-containing protein; amino-acid sequence: MFNNLKLGVKLNLLLAAILLLLMITIGATLSIVIQGYAEEVVTEKALLLIETMNSVRNYTSTQVNPELASRLETEELFLPQTVPAYSSREVFEYLRNSDRYRNFFYKEATLNPTNLRDKADSFEAEIINSFRNDSQQQQQGFRNIPGGEIFYIARPLSVTKESCLRCHGSPEEAPASLLATYGTDNGFGWKLNEIVGAQVISVPASQVLEDARRLRLLVVGKILIFLVLAVVLLNVFLKFVITNPINEMSHLSKKLSMGDLDVEFEQKSNDEIGILAASLNRLKASLKIAMEMLDSK